gaaaaacggggccgaggagggcgcgtagtaggcacagtactccggaccacacaatgatccgatgaacccaatggcgggtcaacatagacttgataggtctccggatgtgaggtcagcagaaagTCCAACAGAGAGGGTTTATGaacatccacatctggtattcgcgtaattgcagagaccatttgtgacaggtcgtaagctaaatcaaagtcgtgaaaggatcttccccgtgatcggtggtttacGAGCCGGGCCAATCGGCAttgtgagcgttaaaatcgccaagcaTCACGATTGCAGAGGTAGGagccccttcgagcagggaatctatAGCCATTTGAATGTGCTTGATGAGTCGGTTAGTTTCGTCagttccgctatgggacctatacaggcacgCATAGAAttgcggatggtcatcgcagtctacgcgcagccagaggttagataggttccttccttcaagcgtaccgaggcgacgagaacaaaTAACCTCTCTGAcatacacgcaaactcccgcccgcggcacaaatgaatgttccaatttgtaccccgggtaggagaggtaggaagtatcagccggggaggatatctgagtctcaaggaaggagaaggccggcttcgcagtttcgaggtgaaagtgaaccgtgATGAGATTAGAATTGAGCCCCCttacattggtaaagtccactgagagcgtggaaggggatcgAAACCTAAAACTAGGTTTTTGCGCAGTTTTTGAGTTAAGATAAATcattcgaaaaataaggtcataaagtcATTTCTCTTCTTTCGTGTGTAcgcacgcacacattttttaatatatatttatagagtCGCCAACAATATTCTTATCTAACTTAttactcataaataatttatatttatgagtCGCCAACAGAAGTGTAGGTTGTGTCTCATCCAACCCATCGAAAgacatgttataaattatCCGTCGAATACCGACtctatttgtaataaaacttattgtaaatattaattattattttaatatatttgtataatgaaGGTGAGTTCTtggtgaaattaaaaaaaacgttagtaataataagtgttataattcaattttttctcttctatttttatatattagtatatttttattataattcagcAAGTGTTTTGGTATTACTTAGTAAATTGTAGTTTTAGTAGATCACCATTTTTTAAAACGGTCACACTGGTATTTTCTGGTCACTTTCGTTTAATGATAAACGCTAACGATTTACGATAAGCATTTTAGCATTATGCAATAAGCAATTGGTTTGACACGTCGAGTTGACGAActataaagaaaatgtctGATAGTCTTGAATACTACCAAAACCAAATTGCCTTGACTAGAACAGAACTAAAAAATTTAAGGTATGCTTATTAATATTCTACTGTAACCGGATTTACTTTAGATACAGGTACTTAAGGCATCTTCGTCTTTGAATTACAATAATACGTAGATTGTATTATTAGCTACTAACACTACCTGATAAAATTACCTTCAAATaagtagtaaaatatatatatatatcaatattataactttCGTTTGACTTAAATTAATAGCCATCACGACGAAACCTCCtaaatacacattaaaaaaagacttGGTGTGAATTTACAGGCAAAAGCTGGCGGCACTTAAACATGAGCACAgtgaagaaataaaaacagtcaAAACAATGTTGAATGGATTTCAATGTGCCAATTGTATAGAAACAGgtagatttataattatttttatttgtttaaaacttttgACTTCATATGTTGGGATCTCCGCGAAAACCTACATGACAcctttaatatatatcatattataatagtaataaaataaaccatatTTCAGCTGCAGCATACATTTCGAATCAACAAAGCCTAGATACACCGTCACCATCAGAAGACATCTCATATTCTCCAATAGGATATATAGAAACAACCTTTGAGAATAAACCTGCAGTACCTGGACAGCCCTTAGTTTTATCCAATGCTAAAGGTGTTGTTGTCCTAAATACAGACGCATTTAATAACCCTGAACATGCATTAAGTGACTTAGAGGATTTTTCCCATATGTGGTATGTTTTATCCTACTATTGTTTAAAtaggttttatatttgaataccATAATGACTATAaattcgaataaaatatacttaaaactgcatagtataaattttaatttgtaaatggaatttataaaatatgttatttaatatacattttatttgttagatACACATTATCCTTTTTTGAGTTTTATGTTGATGCTAGGTCACTGTTATAATATCACTagagaagtttttttatgtatggtatgctttaatattataaaattattaaactctactctaattacatttttattaatacaaaattaacattttctttGTGTGTAATGGATAAAcaccaaataatattatgtatatatgtaatatatacaatatgtttCCTGAAATACATACTACAAAATAGTAATATTCTTTCTATTAATTGCTAAATACATAAATGGTTCTAATTAGACTAAAATCTTAATGTTCTCTTGGGAAttgtatagataccggcaaacatcctGAACAAATGTCTTTGCCTGCACaaaagcgatttttaggtatcactggcGGCGGGAGAGtaacgtgtcgatcgcgtgattgataaatcagttgacgtttgtgtcccgcgctgagTACGATGCACAAACTTTCCCCctctcccttgtttaatgctcaagaagtatGCCGGTATCCGTATAAGTCATTCTGTAAATCCTAAAATAGTGCTTGTGTCTCAACAACTACCTTTGTGggactaataattatatttacatttcagGATAATATACCACTTCCATTCTACTGCAAGTTCGGGTCCACGACCTAAAATCTCGCCACCAGGTGGTGAGAAAAGCCAGGTATTTGCCACTAGGTCTCTACATAGGCCTTGCCCTATAGGTCTATCATTGGTCAAGATACATAGTATTGAAGGTAGATATTACTTGTCTCGCCCTACTGTGCATTAATGCACAAACCTGGTTCTCAAATCTGATAATATAAAGGAATATGATCTTTTCCTAATAATTTCCATCTGTTGATAGCTAGTTTGCTTGCATGAATATCTAAATATACAGGTGTTTTCTTCTAAAGTAAGCCCCAGACTCAAttgtattttgtgtgtttcaggaaacaaaattattttctatgatGTGGACATGATTAATGGCACACCAGTTCTTGATATAAAACCATTCATTCCACTTTATGATTTTCCAAAACCATCATATTCATACATGTCCTTTGTTTGACCACTGTAGGGTCAAGTGATACTTaggaattaattaatgttcaaTAGTGCaaggtaattataaaaaaaatgattcagTAATTTCTGCATATCTCTAGAAATCAAAAAgccattatattatattatggtataatcttaattataagtagattgttattaaaagtaatacttttgttaaaatagatttatgaaattttatttctgattTGTTATAACTTGGTATTTTAGTAcctgtatatttatttgacaatcttaaattttacagtacattaaacattaattactaAATCAATTTTCAGACTTAATACATTGACTGGATAGGGTAGTGAGTTTTAAGACTAGTATTGAAATGTTACTTTCAGATGATGCAAGGTCATTCaatgtaaaaactaaataccATGAATACAGCTGTGTACTAGAAGATTTGTCTATAAGTTGTGTGTTTGATTCTAATACATCTATGTGTACTATGGTATCAGTAAGAAATGCTGAAGATATGCattaaccatttttattagcaaactagaattttataaataaattgatttttcatatgatatttttttatacataatacttTCTAAATGTTTAACCTTAGTTAatcatttgataaaaatttatgGTATTTGTCTATATTTCAATTCCAGTATTCCCAATTAAGATTTGCGAGTGTTACTAAATAAATGCAGAAATATGactaatacttatttatatatggagGTTAtacatgttaaaaaataataaaacttgaattattattttagggaaaggcattacttttttaaaataacatatgttTTCCGAACCAAAATCCCCAACAGTTTTTGTTgcaattaattgtataatgtatCTGAATCATGTTTTCAGATCAATGGTTTTAGTTTTACTGCAGTGattaaatcttataatatCTGGTAGAGACGACCAttccttattattaataggatATTTATATTGCAGTTCAAGGAATGTACCATTACCTGCATCATCTCTAGGAAAATAATCAACTTTTGCAACATCATACACatcatttaaatcaaatttaagcTTCAATGGCTCAGGTTCTGCTTGGCCTCTATCTGTCCAATGCCAGATCTTCACTGGATTTGTATTTACTATACTAAAAACTGACTAACGTGTTTTCATGAAAACCTTGATATATGACTGTTTCGACATTATACGCCTCTTGGATATCGTGGCGATGGTACGGCAACGCCATCTGTCGGTTAACGGCGGCAACTCGAGGTCGTTTCTCTCATAGACGTGAACATACGATTCGCATAAAAGTCACTGCACGTTTTGgatgtttgtttattgtaaCAGAATAATCGAAATCATGAGCCAAACTATTATTAAGTGTGAATTTCAGAATATTTGCGCAGACATATCGCATTTTGCatcgaaaatatattatagatactaaaacaatgaaataaaaaataacttgtacGTAActgtaaaagattttaaattcaaatgtaaaatgtaaattcaagattttataattaatcacgATTAACATTCTGCATGTtggtttagattttttgtGTGCCTGTATTAGTTAAAAACATGGAATACCGTcaatacaaatatgaattttgaatacggcatattttgtttacccacttatttcttttttcaacTTCTTAACTCAGTTTCGGAAAcgaataaaaagttaattcaCGATTCCGAGATTGGGAATTTTTACACTCCACAACAGTACCTCGTACCAcccatttgttttttctttttggaGAGCACTTTTTAGCATTCAACTGGTTGAATAACGTAAACCGTACAGCTGATCGCACGCGAGTTGCCTAAATCTGCCGCAACGCCGCGCCACTAGCGTTATACAAGAGGCGCATAGGCATTTTTTCCGCGCATACCATatctttatttacaaactaGCAGCccgttttttacttttatatttgtcaGTTTTTATCTTAAAGCTTCACTGTAAACTACGTTGGCAGTGGTATTTGTAAATggcaacaaaatatattgattttcaGGAGATCCCATTCGAGAAAGGGCAACATATAGTTGTCCATAAGAAAAGCATTCTTTTCTTAGGTCGATGCCAACCATCGAAAATGTTTGACTCTGGGACTTATTTATTGTGAGGGCAAATGATGTTTTTAGAGGAAACTGTAACCTCTTAAAAGATATAGGCAAGTCCGTAGGAATCATGGGGATCCGCGGTATGTGGGCGAGTAAATTATCACGGTATCGCATGGAGGATGTTTTGTTGCCGATTCGGGGAAGGCAATCCAAAATCTGCTAAATGCTTGTCGTTCAGTTCCAAAAGCTTGTTTTCTATTTGTATCAAGCCTTCGTTGTGTACGTCACAATCCTGATCTTGTTGTTGAGCTGCACGTCTGATGTCCTCACACAAATCGTCTTTGAAAGTGTCCCATAATTTGAGAGGTTCAGAGgggaaacaaaataataaaatgaccACAAACAGCTCTCTCAATCTTAACGGGCAGTCAGAAACCGAAGCTTCTCTCAAAGTCATCTCCCATTGGTTGTCGTTTTCTAGTAAACCTAAATCTCTGCAAGCAGCTTGGTATGTTTCTTTAACAATGCCATCAACGGTTTTTAAGTCTTGGAACGATGTCGGGCCACGCACATGATGAAGTAATATCCTTAGATAAAAGCACTCGGATTGAGAAGGATAGACGCTGTACACTCGGCCCATTTTTTTACACCGGGATGACCGACTACGTCTTGGCCGCGTTTCCTTCTTGAGAATTTGTTATTGGCCCATGTGTAATAATGAGGGACCTCATGATAGAGTAACGTTTAGGCAAATTCATCACTGCGACACAGGTCAAAAAACGCCGTGAAGGTCGTTTTTGGTGGATTTTCAATTACACGTTGTATATTTTCAGCTGAAAAATATACCCGTTGCCCATTTTCTAAGTGTACAGCTAAGTGAACAACGGTGGTGTGTCGATCGTGAATAGGAAACTAACAATCTCCACACTACCTCCGATGTACTAATGTACCGTCCGTTCAATTAATTTTCCTCTTCGTCGTGAGCATTTCTGACACCGAAAGTGGCTTGGTCCGATCCTTTGTTGAtgtattatactaaatatacttaattGCTTGGACGGAATGGCAGAATTCAACGTTTATGTGAGCATTAAAAAATCGCAATAAAATTGGAGAATATGGAACGATCGACCTGTTGTCTATGTTGTCCGTTCTGCCTCGGATGTTTAAAGTAGCGACCTGACCTCCGTTGCTGGAGTCGCGACGTCGATATACGGGATATCCGTCCTCACCGGTCTGGGTCTCATTTATGAATTGTCGTGGGTATTTTTTTGAGCATATGCCATTCTTTATGCATggtgaattaaaattttcttgcCCACATGGCCCGTGTACCATATTTTTTGTGACTATGTCAAATAACACTGGGTCTTCGTCTTTATTAGGCAGCTCAGCGACGATTTTTTCGTCGATCTGATCGGGCTGTACTTTTGTCTCCAGCCAAAACAACATATGACAATGCGGCAATCCTCTTTTTTGCCATTCAACACTAAGCATATAACATTTGACCGGTCCAAAAATCGCGTCTTtcgtgaatatttttataacttttttcatttttagatGGAATACTCGAGCAATGATGTCATGCCGGTCGAAAGACCGTTGGCCGGGGAAAAGTTCCTGCTTTATCTCTTCCCATTCAGGTTTGCACGTAAAAGTGACGAATAGATCTGGCCGGCTGTGGTTGCGCACATAGGACATAGCATCATGCGTCTTTTCGTTTAGAAACCTCGCACATCCAGTAAATGATGACGGTAAGATGACGCGCTGTCCGATGTAGGCGGCATTCACGCTTGCGTCTTGGTTCAAAGCATCCCTCAGATGAATATAGTCATCTGCTCTAAGTTTTTGTTGGTTTCgccttataaaatttaatcgaTCTAAATCGATTCGatactttgtttaaaacttCGTATGTAAACGTTGTGACTATTCAACAT
This portion of the Pieris brassicae chromosome 6, ilPieBrab1.1, whole genome shotgun sequence genome encodes:
- the LOC123710805 gene encoding tRNA (adenine(37)-N6)-methyltransferase-like, with the translated sequence MSDSLEYYQNQIALTRTELKNLRQKLAALKHEHSEEIKTVKTMLNGFQCANCIETAAAYISNQQSLDTPSPSEDISYSPIGYIETTFENKPAVPGQPLVLSNAKGVVVLNTDAFNNPEHALSDLEDFSHMWIIYHFHSTASSGPRPKISPPGGEKSQVFATRSLHRPCPIGLSLVKIHSIEGNKIIFYDVDMINGTPVLDIKPFIPLYDFPKPSYSYMSFV